A single region of the Sciurus carolinensis chromosome 16, mSciCar1.2, whole genome shotgun sequence genome encodes:
- the Psmd7 gene encoding 26S proteasome non-ATPase regulatory subunit 7 gives MPELAVQKVVVHPLVLLSVVDHFNRIGKVGNQKRVVGVLLGSWQKKVLDVSNSFAVPFDEDDKDDSVWFLDHDYLENMYGMFKKVNARERIVGWYHTGPKLHKNDIAINELMKRYCPNSVLVIIDVKPKDLGLPTEAYISVEEVHDDGTPTSKTFEHVTSEIGAEEAEEVGVEHLLRDIKDTTVGTLSQRITNQVHGLKGLNSKLLDIRSYLEKVATGKLPINHQIIYQLQDVFNLLPDVSLQEFVKAFYLKTNDQMVVVYLASLIRSVVALHNLINNKIANRDAEKKEGQEKEESKKDRKDDKEKDKDKEKSDVKKEEKKEKK, from the exons ATGCCGGAGCTGGCAGTGCAGAAGGTGGTGGTCCACCCGCTGGTGCTGCTTAGTGTGGTGGATCATTTCAACCG aaTTGGCAAGGTTGGAAACCAGAAGCGTGTTGTTGGTGTGCTTTTGGGGTCGTGGCAAAAGAAAGTACTTGATGTGTCCAACAGTTTTGCAG ttccttttgATGAAGATGACAAAGATGATTCCGTCTGGTTCTTAGATCATGATTATTTGGAAAACATGTATGGAATGTTTAAGAAGGTTAATG CCAGAGAAAGAATAGTTGGATGGTACCACACAGGCCCTAAACTACATAAGAATGATATTGCCATCAATGAACTCATGAAAAGATACTGCCCTAACTCA GTATTGGTCATTATTGATGTGAAGCCAAAGGACCTGGGGCTGCCCACAGAAGCATATATTTCAGTGGAAGAAGTTCATGAT GATGGAACTCCAACCTCGAAAACATTTGAGCATGTGACTAGTGAAATTGGAGCAGAAGAAGCTGAGGAAGTTGGGGTCGAACACTTGTTACG AGACATCAAAGACACCACAGTGGGCACTCTTTCCCAGCGGATCACAAATCAGGTCCATGGTTTGAAGGGACTGAACTCCAAGCTTCTGGATATCAGGAGCTACCTGGAAAAAGTAGCCACGGGCAAGCTGCCCATCAATCACCAGATCATCTACCAGCTGCAAGACGTCTTCAACCTGCTGCCTGACGTCAGCCTGCAGGAGTTCGTCAAGGCCTTTTACCTGAAGACCAACGACCAGATGGTGGTGGTGTACCTGGCCTCACTGATCCGCTCCGTGGTTGCCCTGCACAACCTCATCAACAACAAGATCGCCAACCGGGATGCCGAAAAGAAAGAAGggcaggaaaaggaagagagcaaAAAGGATAGGAAAGATGACAAAGAGAAGGATAAAGATAAGGAAAAGAGTGatgtgaagaaagaagagaaaaaggagaaaaagtaa